From one Microbacterium sp. 10M-3C3 genomic stretch:
- a CDS encoding branched-chain amino acid ABC transporter permease, whose protein sequence is MGTFIQLIVDGLSTGSVYAALALAIVLVNQATGLINFAQGGMAVLSAYIAWALNGVGLPLIVAIVAAVAISFVLGAVIERFLVRRFERGDPDTAVVVTVGLLTLITGVCAWIWTYNNRQFPSLFPLDTVSIAGAVVSLRSLGTIVVIVVIMLVLQALFLGTKLGLALRAVAVNPASAAFSGIPVGRHLMIGWGLAASLGAVAGVLVAPQLTLTPGMMDSALVYALAAVILGGLTSPLGVVVAAWLIGVLENLAAVYVPFIGHDLKIAVPFILIFVVLIIRPQGLFGRRSVVRV, encoded by the coding sequence ATGGGGACGTTCATCCAGCTGATCGTCGACGGGCTGTCGACCGGCTCGGTCTACGCGGCGCTGGCCCTCGCCATCGTCCTGGTCAACCAGGCGACAGGGCTCATCAACTTCGCGCAGGGCGGCATGGCGGTGCTCTCGGCATACATCGCGTGGGCCCTGAACGGCGTCGGCCTGCCCCTCATCGTCGCGATCGTGGCCGCCGTCGCGATCTCCTTCGTCCTGGGGGCGGTGATAGAGCGCTTCCTCGTGCGGCGGTTCGAGCGCGGCGACCCCGACACCGCCGTCGTCGTGACCGTGGGCCTGCTGACCCTCATCACGGGCGTCTGCGCGTGGATCTGGACCTACAACAACCGGCAGTTCCCGTCGCTGTTCCCCCTCGACACCGTCTCGATCGCGGGGGCGGTCGTGAGCCTTCGCTCGCTCGGCACCATCGTGGTCATCGTCGTCATCATGCTGGTGCTTCAGGCGCTGTTCCTCGGCACGAAGCTCGGGCTCGCGCTACGCGCGGTCGCCGTGAACCCCGCATCCGCGGCGTTCTCGGGCATCCCGGTCGGCCGCCACCTCATGATCGGCTGGGGCCTGGCGGCGTCGCTGGGCGCCGTCGCCGGCGTGCTCGTCGCGCCGCAGCTCACGCTCACCCCCGGGATGATGGACTCGGCGCTCGTGTACGCGCTCGCGGCCGTCATCCTCGGGGGGCTCACGAGCCCGCTCGGCGTGGTCGTGGCCGCGTGGCTCATCGGGGTGCTCGAGAACCTCGCCGCGGTCTACGTGCCCTTCATCGGCCACGACCTGAAGATCGCGGTGCCCTTCATCCTCATCTTCGTCGTGCTCATCATCCGGCCGCAGGGCCTGTTCGGTCGCCGATCGGTGGTGCGCGTATGA
- a CDS encoding PadR family transcriptional regulator — translation MSLRYALLALLRVGPLSGYDLQKQFSQSVGHVWHAPDSQIYPELRKMEGLGLIVGEEQQRGERGTRRIYHVTEAGEADYLAWMQTPLDYQRVRDPAHLRAAYLETTTPDAARDFLERHIAQWQEELAQWEGEIARIDAVANPMLLRRLAHTADADRERTIAYKRFAYEGLVERARGEIAWARRGLELVDLLEG, via the coding sequence ATGAGCCTGCGATACGCGCTGCTCGCGCTGCTGCGCGTCGGCCCGCTGTCGGGCTACGACCTGCAGAAGCAGTTCTCGCAGTCGGTCGGCCACGTGTGGCACGCGCCCGACTCCCAGATCTATCCCGAGCTGCGCAAGATGGAGGGCCTCGGCCTCATCGTCGGCGAGGAGCAGCAGCGCGGTGAGCGCGGCACCCGTCGGATCTACCACGTCACCGAGGCGGGCGAGGCCGACTATCTCGCCTGGATGCAGACGCCGCTGGACTACCAGCGCGTGCGCGACCCCGCGCACCTGCGCGCGGCCTATCTCGAGACGACGACGCCGGACGCCGCGCGCGACTTCCTCGAACGCCACATCGCGCAGTGGCAGGAGGAGCTCGCGCAGTGGGAGGGCGAGATCGCGCGCATCGACGCGGTCGCCAACCCGATGCTGCTGCGGCGCCTCGCGCACACCGCCGACGCCGACCGCGAGCGCACGATCGCCTACAAGCGCTTCGCGTACGAGGGCCTCGTGGAACGCGCGCGCGGTGAGATCGCGTGGGCGCGCCGCGGGCTCGAGCTCGTCGACCTGCTCGAGGGCTGA
- a CDS encoding ABC transporter substrate-binding protein, whose protein sequence is MSTNRRMRRAAAVVAGIGIVAVLAAGCARGGGGGDRSDDGGAAASPGIDDTSITLGITTPLSGATAGPGTCTVAGITAYFGAKNAAGGVEFGDGKTREVKIEALDDEYDPQKAKSNYDQLKSSVFAMTAGLGTPTNRAWREAATADEVPQALIMTGDPIFSSVEESPWSLGFVPIYQNEGQAFGELLASSGDEHKVAILSQNDDYGEGYVEGFKKGIEGADNIQIVKELTYESTDTSVDAQLTELAGSGADVFFDAMSITPLVISSLQKAQELGWLPSWFLPSNTSSPTAILEPGGAAAFPGVYTVAFAQSASAPTFAESEAGSTFLSDLKQYGNYPDTPAFPHCVWSYQVGATLDQVFQKMTEPTREDFMKQLRSVSGYTAPLMLDGSSVDTTQDGQPAVSTVQVQKYNGKGYAPAESWG, encoded by the coding sequence ATGAGCACGAATCGCAGGATGCGGCGCGCCGCGGCGGTCGTGGCCGGGATCGGCATCGTCGCCGTCCTCGCCGCCGGGTGTGCACGCGGAGGCGGCGGCGGAGACCGCAGCGACGACGGGGGAGCCGCCGCGAGCCCGGGCATCGACGACACATCGATCACGCTGGGCATCACGACGCCGCTGAGCGGTGCGACCGCCGGCCCCGGCACGTGCACGGTGGCGGGCATCACGGCCTACTTCGGCGCGAAGAACGCCGCGGGCGGGGTCGAGTTCGGCGACGGGAAGACCCGCGAGGTCAAGATCGAGGCGCTCGACGACGAGTACGACCCGCAGAAGGCCAAGTCCAACTACGACCAGCTCAAGAGCAGCGTCTTCGCCATGACGGCGGGCCTCGGCACCCCGACCAACCGCGCGTGGCGGGAGGCGGCGACCGCCGACGAGGTGCCGCAGGCACTCATCATGACCGGCGACCCGATCTTCTCGTCCGTCGAGGAGAGCCCGTGGTCGCTCGGCTTCGTGCCGATCTACCAGAACGAGGGTCAGGCGTTCGGCGAGCTGCTGGCATCGTCGGGCGATGAGCACAAGGTCGCGATCCTGTCGCAGAACGACGACTACGGCGAGGGCTACGTCGAGGGCTTCAAGAAGGGCATCGAGGGCGCCGACAACATCCAGATCGTCAAGGAGCTCACGTACGAGTCGACCGACACGTCCGTCGACGCCCAGCTGACCGAGCTCGCCGGCTCCGGCGCCGACGTGTTCTTCGACGCGATGTCGATCACGCCCCTCGTGATCTCGTCGCTGCAGAAGGCGCAGGAGCTCGGCTGGCTGCCGTCGTGGTTCCTGCCGTCCAACACGTCGAGCCCCACGGCGATCCTCGAGCCCGGCGGCGCCGCGGCCTTCCCCGGCGTCTACACGGTCGCCTTCGCGCAGTCCGCGTCGGCGCCGACCTTCGCCGAGAGCGAGGCCGGCTCGACCTTCCTGTCCGACCTCAAGCAGTACGGGAACTACCCCGACACCCCGGCCTTCCCGCACTGCGTGTGGTCGTACCAGGTCGGCGCGACGCTGGACCAGGTGTTCCAGAAGATGACCGAGCCCACGCGCGAGGACTTCATGAAGCAGCTGCGATCGGTCTCCGGCTACACCGCGCCGCTCATGCTCGACGGCTCGAGCGTCGACACGACGCAGGACGGGCAGCCGGCGGTCTCGACCGTGCAGGTGCAGAAGTACAACGGCAAGGGCTACGCGCCGGCCGAGAGCTGGGGCTGA
- a CDS encoding aldehyde dehydrogenase family protein, with amino-acid sequence MTDTMPGVAVRTGLFIGGEERFTDRVLTVADPARPGAVVGEAASASPEDVADAVAAAKAAYPAWAALSAQERAARMAEAIAGIADERDTDAAVLSQENGKVRFEAWVDALVFELRWNLALMLADQVDATATLPPVPGAIPVTTEVAYQPLGVVTVIVPFNWPIAILGAALPHALLAGNTAIVKPPPSAPLATTRVVQRVAAKLPPGVLNVVTGKDANMAGLIQNPDVAKVCFTGSVNGGKRIAEMAAKTLTRVTLELGGNDAAVFLEDAMLDDEHLDRLFAAIYDTTGQICMNAKRIFVHRSRLDELVAGLAARLERAKLGYGLDEGTTMGPLHQPPQKAFVEEIIQEAKDAGADVREFGELPGGELAGGNFVRPAIVVDPDPGLRVVTQEQFGPVIPVLPFDTEEEAVRLANDTWGGLCGSVWTADPAAAQRVGSQLVCGYVWVNDHGATRLDLRAPFGGMKQSGYGREQGIEGVRAFQDTRSIATIDPEALAAMAH; translated from the coding sequence ATGACCGACACGATGCCCGGCGTCGCCGTGCGCACGGGACTGTTCATCGGGGGCGAGGAGCGCTTCACCGACCGCGTTCTGACGGTGGCCGACCCCGCTCGCCCCGGAGCCGTCGTAGGAGAGGCCGCATCCGCGTCGCCGGAGGATGTCGCGGACGCCGTCGCCGCCGCGAAGGCCGCCTACCCGGCCTGGGCCGCGCTGAGCGCGCAGGAGCGCGCGGCCCGAATGGCCGAGGCGATCGCGGGAATCGCCGACGAGCGCGACACGGATGCCGCGGTGCTCTCGCAGGAGAACGGCAAGGTGCGCTTCGAGGCGTGGGTCGACGCCCTCGTCTTCGAGCTGCGTTGGAACCTCGCGCTCATGCTCGCCGACCAGGTCGACGCCACCGCCACGCTGCCGCCGGTGCCCGGTGCGATCCCCGTGACGACGGAGGTGGCGTATCAGCCGCTCGGCGTCGTGACCGTCATCGTGCCCTTCAACTGGCCGATCGCGATCCTGGGCGCCGCCCTCCCGCACGCGCTGCTGGCGGGCAACACCGCGATCGTCAAGCCGCCGCCCTCGGCGCCCCTGGCGACCACCCGCGTCGTGCAGCGCGTCGCGGCGAAGCTGCCGCCGGGGGTCCTCAACGTCGTGACGGGCAAGGACGCGAACATGGCGGGCCTCATCCAGAACCCCGACGTGGCCAAGGTGTGCTTCACCGGCAGCGTCAACGGCGGCAAGCGCATCGCCGAGATGGCGGCGAAGACCCTCACGCGGGTGACGCTCGAGCTGGGCGGCAACGACGCGGCGGTGTTCCTCGAGGACGCCATGCTCGACGACGAGCACCTCGACCGCCTGTTCGCGGCGATCTACGACACGACCGGCCAGATCTGCATGAACGCCAAGCGCATCTTCGTGCACCGCTCGCGTCTGGACGAGCTCGTCGCGGGCCTCGCCGCCCGCCTCGAGCGGGCCAAGCTCGGCTACGGGCTCGACGAGGGGACGACGATGGGGCCGCTGCACCAGCCGCCGCAGAAGGCGTTCGTCGAGGAGATCATCCAGGAGGCCAAGGATGCCGGCGCCGACGTGCGTGAGTTCGGCGAGCTGCCCGGCGGTGAGCTGGCCGGCGGCAACTTCGTGCGCCCCGCGATCGTCGTGGACCCCGACCCGGGCCTGCGCGTCGTCACCCAGGAGCAGTTCGGTCCCGTGATCCCCGTCCTCCCGTTCGACACCGAGGAGGAGGCGGTGCGGCTCGCCAACGACACGTGGGGCGGACTCTGCGGCTCGGTGTGGACCGCCGACCCCGCCGCCGCCCAGCGCGTCGGATCTCAGCTCGTGTGCGGCTACGTGTGGGTCAACGACCACGGCGCCACGCGTCTGGACCTGCGCGCGCCCTTCGGCGGCATGAAGCAGTCGGGCTACGGCCGCGAGCAGGGCATCGAGGGGGTGCGCGCGTTCCAGGACACGCGTTCGATCGCGACGATCGATCCCGAGGCCCTGGCCGCGATGGCGCACTGA
- a CDS encoding GntR family transcriptional regulator — MTDATAVADIDDTARPDLTQRIREAILAAEFAPHQRLIEADLSERYDASRAAVRTALMNLAGEGLVERLPNRGARVRAITVEEAVEIVEVRIGLETLVARKAAENLTPEGAATLAALRAEIERTAAAGDLVSYSRANQELDRLLRAYSGHGTASTLLERLHAQSARHQFRLAFAPGRAAQSAPEHVAIIDAVLAQDPDAAERATRDHLSGIVEVLRGMG, encoded by the coding sequence ATGACGGATGCGACGGCGGTGGCCGACATCGACGACACCGCGCGACCGGATCTCACCCAGCGCATCCGGGAGGCGATCCTCGCGGCGGAGTTCGCGCCGCATCAGCGCCTCATCGAGGCCGACCTCAGCGAGCGCTACGACGCGTCGCGTGCGGCGGTGCGGACGGCCCTCATGAACCTCGCCGGAGAGGGGCTCGTCGAGCGACTCCCCAACCGCGGCGCGCGTGTGCGGGCCATCACGGTCGAGGAGGCCGTGGAGATCGTCGAGGTGCGCATCGGACTGGAGACCCTCGTGGCGCGGAAGGCCGCCGAGAACCTCACGCCCGAGGGCGCCGCGACGCTCGCCGCCCTGCGGGCGGAGATCGAGCGGACCGCGGCGGCCGGCGACCTCGTGTCGTACTCGCGCGCCAACCAGGAGCTCGACCGGCTGCTGCGCGCGTACAGCGGGCACGGCACCGCGTCGACGCTCCTCGAGCGCCTCCACGCCCAGTCGGCGCGGCACCAGTTCCGCCTCGCCTTCGCGCCGGGGCGGGCTGCGCAGTCGGCCCCCGAGCACGTCGCGATCATCGACGCGGTTCTCGCACAAGATCCGGATGCGGCGGAGCGGGCGACGCGCGACCACCTATCGGGCATCGTCGAGGTGCTGCGCGGAATGGGGTGA
- a CDS encoding branched-chain amino acid ABC transporter permease, with protein MTAPAAPATPLMQRRWVVWAVAAIVVVVLAVLPLVLPEFANQTLARVGVFAVAVLGLNVVMGYTGQVSLGQIFFVGLGAYVTAFGVNADWNIVLVFALACLIPAVAGLLVALAAARLGGLAIAMVTIALPIVGVPLAKRLSDLTGGSQGTSARFSDAPEWSGLYDDQWQLYLVILIGGITFLLTRNLVRGKYGRAFAIVKGNQAVAASMGVSPYRYKVLAFTIASLIGGVSGFLYMVVIQYTSPETLSFGHSIELLAAMVIGGAGSIVGSILGGAWYVLVPQITNIIDPNITAVLQGAILLIVLFILPGGLVSLPRLFRRRRAAAPRAGAASDAPDVPIETPRERHQS; from the coding sequence ATGACCGCTCCCGCCGCCCCGGCCACGCCGCTCATGCAGCGGCGGTGGGTCGTGTGGGCCGTCGCCGCCATCGTCGTGGTGGTCCTCGCCGTGCTGCCCCTGGTCCTCCCCGAGTTCGCGAACCAGACCCTCGCGCGTGTCGGCGTGTTCGCCGTGGCGGTGCTGGGGCTCAACGTCGTCATGGGCTACACCGGCCAGGTCTCGCTCGGGCAGATCTTCTTCGTCGGGCTGGGCGCCTACGTCACCGCCTTCGGCGTCAACGCCGACTGGAACATCGTGCTCGTCTTCGCGCTCGCGTGCCTAATCCCGGCCGTGGCGGGTCTGCTCGTCGCGCTCGCCGCCGCGCGCCTCGGCGGTCTCGCGATCGCGATGGTGACGATCGCGCTGCCGATCGTGGGCGTGCCGCTGGCCAAGCGCCTCTCCGACCTCACCGGCGGCTCGCAGGGCACCTCGGCGCGCTTCTCGGATGCGCCGGAATGGTCGGGCCTGTACGACGACCAGTGGCAGCTGTACCTCGTGATCCTCATCGGCGGCATCACGTTCCTCCTCACGCGCAACCTCGTGCGCGGCAAGTACGGGCGCGCGTTCGCGATCGTCAAGGGCAACCAGGCCGTCGCCGCCTCGATGGGCGTCTCGCCCTACCGGTACAAGGTGCTCGCCTTCACGATCGCCTCGCTCATCGGCGGCGTGAGCGGATTCCTCTACATGGTCGTGATCCAGTACACCTCGCCCGAGACGCTCTCCTTCGGCCACTCGATCGAGCTGCTGGCGGCCATGGTCATCGGCGGCGCCGGCAGCATCGTCGGCTCGATCCTCGGCGGTGCGTGGTACGTGCTCGTGCCGCAGATCACCAACATCATCGACCCCAACATCACGGCGGTGCTGCAGGGCGCGATCCTCCTGATCGTGCTGTTCATCCTGCCGGGCGGCCTCGTGTCGCTGCCGCGGCTGTTCCGTCGTCGCCGAGCGGCCGCGCCGCGGGCGGGCGCCGCATCCGACGCGCCGGACGTTCCCATCGAGACACCGAGAGAGAGGCACCAATCATGA